Proteins from a genomic interval of Clostridium cochlearium:
- a CDS encoding M16 family metallopeptidase: MYKLYSLDNGLRVALEKIDYVQSVSIGLWIKNGSRNESEDNNGISHFIEHMMFKGTANRNAKEIVKTIEDLGGHINAFTGKEATCYYIKLLYTHLDIALDILSDMIFNSKFDEEDMELEKGVILEEISMNEDSPEDVLVDLYSKAAWGDDPISLPILGSSEKVKAFTRNDIIEYLKTHYTPENCVISIAGNFDKNIYKLIENYFGHWESLKEKPVLYSTPDILNNHFFRKKEIEQLHMNLGMQGLEIGNEDMYTLLLLNNIFGGSTSSLLFQKIREEKGRCYSIYSYVNSYNNTGVVNIYTGLNSKYSIEVLKLIIEELHKFFKDNISKEQIIKGKEGLKGSYILGLESTSSRMFSNGRSVLFLNRINKPEDIIKKIDKIDRESINRVKENIFNKGMVNSAFVGEDMDMETVNDLMNNIL; the protein is encoded by the coding sequence ATGTATAAGCTATATAGCCTAGACAATGGACTAAGGGTAGCTTTAGAGAAAATAGATTATGTTCAATCTGTAAGTATAGGGCTATGGATAAAAAATGGATCTAGAAATGAAAGTGAAGATAATAATGGCATTTCTCATTTTATAGAACATATGATGTTTAAGGGAACTGCTAATAGAAATGCAAAAGAGATTGTAAAAACCATAGAAGATTTAGGTGGTCATATAAATGCTTTTACAGGAAAGGAAGCTACCTGCTATTATATAAAACTTTTATATACCCATTTAGATATTGCATTAGATATATTATCAGACATGATTTTTAATAGTAAATTTGATGAAGAAGATATGGAATTAGAAAAGGGCGTTATACTTGAAGAAATAAGTATGAATGAAGATTCACCAGAAGATGTACTAGTGGACCTTTATAGCAAAGCAGCATGGGGAGATGACCCGATATCGCTTCCTATATTGGGGTCAAGTGAAAAAGTTAAAGCTTTTACTAGAAATGATATTATAGAATATTTAAAAACTCACTATACTCCTGAAAACTGCGTTATATCCATAGCGGGAAATTTTGATAAAAATATATATAAATTAATAGAAAATTACTTTGGACATTGGGAATCTTTAAAAGAAAAGCCTGTATTATATTCTACACCAGATATTTTAAATAACCACTTTTTTAGAAAAAAAGAAATAGAACAACTACATATGAATTTAGGTATGCAGGGACTTGAAATTGGCAATGAAGATATGTATACTTTATTATTGTTAAATAATATATTTGGAGGTTCAACTTCGTCTCTCTTATTTCAGAAAATAAGAGAGGAAAAAGGAAGGTGTTATTCTATATACTCCTATGTAAATAGCTATAATAACACAGGAGTGGTGAATATATATACAGGACTAAATTCTAAATATTCTATTGAGGTTTTAAAACTTATTATAGAGGAATTACACAAGTTTTTTAAAGATAATATATCAAAAGAACAAATTATTAAGGGAAAAGAAGGCTTAAAGGGAAGTTATATCTTAGGCCTTGAAAGTACTAGCAGCAGAATGTTTAGCAATGGAAGATCTGTATTATTCTTAAATAGAATAAATAAACCAGAAGATATAATTAAAAAGATAGATAAAATAGATAGAGAAAGTATCAATAGAGTAAAGGAAAATATCTTTAATAAGGGCATGGTAAACTCTGCTTTTGTAGGAGAAGATATGGATATGGAAACCGTTAATGATTTAATGAACAACATTCTCTAA
- a CDS encoding YlmC/YmxH family sporulation protein: protein MSENVKRYSEMERFEIINISNGEKYNFLGNNDVIIDEEGNFKLLIIASTKNKFSFLGKSEFFEVPWEYVKKIGTRTIIIDIEESTLKKSRI from the coding sequence ATGTCTGAAAATGTAAAAAGATACAGTGAAATGGAAAGATTTGAAATTATAAATATTAGCAATGGTGAAAAATATAATTTTTTAGGTAATAATGACGTAATAATAGATGAAGAAGGAAATTTTAAGTTATTAATAATAGCTAGTACAAAGAATAAATTTTCATTCTTAGGGAAAAGTGAATTTTTTGAAGTCCCTTGGGAGTACGTAAAAAAAATAGGAACTAGAACTATAATTATAGATATAGAGGAGTCCACATTAAAAAAGAGCCGTATATAA
- the dapG gene encoding aspartate kinase, which produces MKIIVQKFGGTSVSTKERRQRVVEKIIKAKKAGYSPVVVVSAMGRKGEPYATDTLLSLVSDKIKKNDLAMDLLMSCGEVISTVVMADELLSKNIEAVPLTGGQAGILTDDNYGDASILKLECDKILDIVKQDKIPIVAGFQGISENGFITTLGRGGSDVTAVLLGGALKSEKVEIYTDVDGIMTADPRIVSDATLIKEISYNETFQFSHEGAKVIHPRAVEIAMNENIPVVIKNTLTNCDGTLINNIGDLSLDNIITGITHTNDRTQIKIELKENEGNENYFRILDILAENCISIDLINVFPKENIFTIDGKDFEKFNSIMNKLNLKYSYTDNCSKIAIIGSRMRGIPGVMAKILYVLMNENIEVLQTADSHATIWCLVEDIHTEKAIKALHNAFNLSNNK; this is translated from the coding sequence ATGAAAATAATAGTACAAAAATTTGGAGGTACTTCTGTTTCTACTAAAGAAAGAAGACAAAGAGTTGTAGAAAAAATAATAAAAGCTAAAAAGGCAGGATATAGTCCTGTAGTTGTTGTATCTGCTATGGGGAGAAAAGGTGAACCTTATGCAACAGATACATTGCTATCTTTAGTTAGTGATAAAATAAAGAAGAATGATTTAGCTATGGACCTTTTAATGAGCTGTGGAGAAGTTATAAGTACTGTTGTTATGGCTGATGAACTTTTATCTAAAAATATAGAGGCAGTGCCTTTAACAGGAGGACAAGCAGGAATTTTAACAGATGATAATTATGGAGATGCTTCTATATTAAAATTAGAATGTGATAAAATATTGGATATAGTAAAACAAGATAAAATTCCTATAGTAGCTGGCTTTCAAGGAATTAGTGAAAATGGATTTATAACTACTTTAGGTAGAGGTGGAAGTGACGTTACAGCGGTTTTACTTGGAGGAGCATTGAAGTCAGAAAAAGTAGAAATATATACAGATGTAGATGGAATAATGACTGCAGATCCAAGGATAGTTTCCGATGCCACTTTAATAAAAGAGATAAGCTATAATGAAACTTTCCAATTTTCACATGAAGGAGCAAAGGTTATACATCCAAGGGCAGTAGAGATAGCAATGAATGAAAATATTCCTGTAGTAATAAAGAATACCCTAACTAATTGTGATGGAACTTTAATAAATAATATAGGAGATTTGAGTTTAGATAATATAATAACAGGAATTACTCATACCAATGATAGAACTCAAATAAAAATAGAACTTAAGGAAAATGAAGGAAATGAAAATTATTTTAGAATATTAGATATATTAGCGGAAAACTGTATAAGTATAGATTTAATTAATGTATTTCCAAAAGAGAACATATTTACTATTGATGGAAAAGACTTTGAAAAATTTAATAGTATAATGAATAAACTTAATTTAAAATATTCTTATACAGATAATTGCAGTAAAATTGCTATTATAGGAAGTAGAATGAGAGGAATTCCTGGAGTAATGGCAAAAATACTTTATGTTTTAATGAATGAAAATATAGAAGTATTACAAACAGCGGATTCTCATGCTACAATATGGTGCTTAGTAGAAGATATTCATACAGAAAAAGCCATAAAGGCATTGCACAATGCATTTAATTTATCTAATAATAAATAA